The Lysobacter sp. genome includes a window with the following:
- a CDS encoding DUF11 domain-containing protein, with translation MPRIDAQGCALLQKAVDEDSEMVRVKRDGGSVRLGAMAALATALCGALAMPAQARVPGKDGAFTVSAANTTVNATTTLTAGATSGATTITVGSAAGITAGDVLMLHQAQGATISTANANTYGAVTALGNAGRYEYVSVASVSGNTITLGTACDTTPLRFAYSGGAQVVRVPQYSSLTVNAGASIVPAAWNGSTGGIVAVIVDGTATVNGSINANGRGFRGGAIENDTTDPATDVTAYVAATTVDGGEKGESIAGSQATYDGLGGRYNRGAPANGGGGGNAHNAGGGGGANGGNVATWNGQGVPDTSLAGWVTAWNIDGTLTATTNSSGGGRGGYTYASANQNALTRAPGATQWGGNLRRERGGLGGRPLANNPSTTGDTRLFFGGGGGAGDGNNGAASAGANGGGLVFVIATAVAGSGNLQANGAAATPTVPGHNDGPGGGGGGGSVVLVAPGAGALSFAASGGQGGNQLITVVESEGPGGGGGGGFIASPAGTGTIAGGVNGTTSSSALTEFLPNGATRGNTGNAATAPSLANVPICNVPNLADLSITKTNTPVSGPNDQAADTVVSGAQTTYSVIVTNSGPGPAINAVIQDAPAAGLTCPPANAVTCTSAAVGACPAGPLTVANLTAGVTLGTLPATAGSNTITFSFSCTVQ, from the coding sequence ATGCCCCGCATCGACGCGCAGGGATGCGCGCTGTTGCAGAAAGCAGTGGATGAGGACAGCGAGATGGTAAGGGTCAAGCGGGACGGCGGTAGTGTGCGGTTGGGCGCGATGGCGGCGCTGGCCACGGCGTTGTGCGGTGCGCTGGCAATGCCGGCGCAGGCGCGCGTGCCCGGAAAGGACGGTGCGTTCACGGTCTCGGCCGCCAACACCACCGTCAATGCCACCACCACGCTGACCGCCGGTGCGACTTCCGGGGCGACCACCATCACGGTGGGCAGCGCTGCGGGTATCACCGCCGGCGACGTGCTGATGCTGCATCAGGCCCAGGGCGCCACGATCAGCACCGCCAACGCCAACACCTACGGCGCGGTGACCGCGCTGGGCAACGCCGGGCGCTACGAATACGTCAGCGTGGCCTCGGTCAGCGGCAACACCATCACCCTCGGCACCGCCTGCGACACCACGCCGCTGCGCTTCGCCTACAGCGGCGGTGCGCAGGTCGTGCGCGTGCCCCAATACAGCAGCCTGACCGTGAATGCGGGCGCGTCGATCGTGCCGGCGGCATGGAACGGCAGCACCGGCGGCATCGTCGCGGTCATCGTCGATGGCACCGCCACCGTGAACGGCTCGATCAACGCCAACGGTCGCGGCTTCCGGGGCGGCGCGATCGAAAACGACACCACGGATCCGGCCACCGACGTCACCGCCTATGTCGCCGCGACGACCGTCGACGGCGGCGAAAAAGGCGAAAGCATCGCCGGCAGCCAGGCCACCTACGATGGCTTGGGTGGGCGCTACAACCGCGGTGCGCCCGCCAATGGCGGCGGCGGCGGCAATGCGCACAATGCCGGCGGCGGCGGCGGCGCCAACGGCGGCAACGTGGCCACCTGGAATGGCCAGGGCGTGCCGGATACCAGCCTTGCCGGCTGGGTCACCGCGTGGAACATCGACGGCACCCTGACCGCAACCACCAATTCGTCCGGTGGCGGTCGCGGCGGCTACACCTATGCGTCCGCCAACCAGAATGCGCTGACCCGCGCGCCCGGCGCGACCCAATGGGGCGGCAACCTGCGTCGCGAGCGCGGCGGCCTGGGCGGACGTCCGCTGGCCAACAATCCCAGTACGACCGGCGATACGCGCCTGTTCTTCGGCGGTGGCGGCGGTGCGGGCGACGGCAACAACGGCGCGGCCAGCGCCGGCGCCAACGGCGGTGGCCTGGTGTTCGTGATCGCGACGGCCGTGGCCGGCAGCGGCAACCTGCAGGCCAACGGCGCTGCGGCAACACCGACTGTTCCCGGCCACAACGATGGTCCCGGCGGCGGCGGCGGCGGCGGCTCGGTGGTGCTGGTCGCTCCCGGCGCCGGCGCGCTCAGCTTCGCGGCCAGCGGCGGCCAGGGCGGCAACCAGCTGATCACCGTGGTCGAATCCGAAGGCCCGGGCGGCGGCGGTGGCGGCGGCTTCATCGCGTCTCCGGCGGGGACCGGCACCATCGCCGGTGGCGTCAACGGCACCACGTCATCCAGCGCGCTGACCGAGTTCCTTCCCAACGGCGCGACCCGTGGCAACACCGGCAACGCTGCGACCGCGCCATCGCTGGCGAATGTGCCGATCTGCAACGTGCCGAATCTCGCGGATCTCAGCATCACCAAGACCAATACGCCGGTGTCCGGTCCGAACGACCAGGCCGCCGACACCGTGGTCTCGGGCGCGCAGACCACCTACAGCGTCATCGTCACCAACAGTGGGCCCGGCCCGGCGATCAATGCGGTGATCCAGGATGCCCCGGCAGCCGGTTTGACCTGCCCGCCCGCCAACGCGGTCACCTGCACCAGCGCTGCCGTCGGCGCCTGTCCAGCGGGCCCCTTGACCGTGGCCAACCTCACCGCAGGCGTCACCCTCGGCACGCTCCCGGCCACGGCAGGCAGCAACACCATCACCTTCAGTTTCAGCTGCACCGTACAGTAG
- a CDS encoding DUF11 domain-containing protein, with the protein MARPATPVAAGAYWDAGSDNGGGGGGGNGGAGGRGGAGWRSAGYAGILANYSNLTDKKWGFGGTGFLGAGVARLVMGGGGGAGDNNVNSQAVESSGAAGGGIVMARAVTFTGAGSISARGARAADNPTNDGAGGGGAGGSVVAVATTWSATLNVDVRGGRGGDTWLTGTAAHGAGGGGAGGVVVTSSLATTTLTGGVAGTTTTADTPPGGANHGAQGGANGVAQVITPAADTPGSDVGRTCKADIRITKTNTPGVNGEVDQAADIVNSGAATVYTITVTNTGPKPANNTRVNDPLPTGLNCPTATCTASGGGVCPALTGAALVAALQGAGVTVPTLPVSGSVNFLLNCTVQ; encoded by the coding sequence GTGGCGCGCCCGGCAACGCCGGTGGCGGCGGGCGCGTACTGGGACGCCGGCAGCGACAACGGCGGCGGCGGCGGCGGCGGCAACGGCGGCGCGGGTGGTCGCGGCGGCGCCGGTTGGCGCAGTGCCGGCTACGCGGGCATCCTGGCCAACTACAGCAACCTCACGGACAAGAAATGGGGCTTCGGCGGCACCGGCTTCCTCGGTGCGGGCGTCGCCCGGTTGGTGATGGGCGGCGGCGGCGGTGCCGGCGACAACAACGTCAACAGCCAGGCTGTCGAATCCAGCGGCGCCGCAGGCGGCGGGATCGTGATGGCGCGCGCGGTCACCTTCACCGGCGCCGGCAGCATCAGCGCGCGCGGTGCGCGTGCCGCCGACAACCCGACCAACGACGGTGCGGGCGGCGGCGGTGCCGGCGGCAGCGTGGTGGCGGTCGCCACCACATGGTCCGCCACGCTCAATGTCGATGTCCGCGGCGGGCGCGGCGGCGACACCTGGCTCACCGGCACTGCGGCGCATGGCGCTGGCGGCGGCGGCGCCGGCGGTGTGGTGGTCACCAGCAGTCTCGCCACCACCACGCTCACCGGCGGCGTGGCCGGCACCACCACCACGGCCGATACCCCGCCCGGCGGCGCCAATCACGGCGCGCAGGGTGGCGCCAACGGTGTGGCGCAGGTCATCACCCCGGCCGCCGATACGCCCGGCAGCGATGTCGGCCGCACCTGCAAGGCGGACATCCGCATCACCAAGACCAATACGCCCGGCGTGAACGGCGAGGTGGATCAAGCCGCCGATATCGTGAATTCGGGTGCGGCCACGGTCTACACCATCACTGTGACCAATACGGGCCCCAAGCCCGCGAACAACACGCGCGTCAACGACCCGCTGCCCACGGGCCTGAACTGTCCGACCGCCACCTGCACGGCGTCTGGCGGCGGCGTCTGTCCTGCATTGACCGGGGCCGCACTGGTCGCCGCGCTGCAGGGTGCTGGCGTGACGGTGCCGACCTTGCCTGTCAGCGGCAGCGTCAACTTTCTGTTGAACTGCACCGTTCAATAG